GAACGTCGTCGTGGTCAAGCGCAACGGCGAGGACGTCAACTGGGTCGAGGGCCGCGACCTGTGGTGGAGCGAAACGGTAGACAAGGCCTCAACCGAGCACACCGCCGTCGGACATGACTCCGAACACCCGCTGTTCATCCTGTACACCTCCGGCACAACCGGTAAGCCCAAGGGCATCCTGCACACCACCGGCGGCTACCTCACCCAGGGCGCCTACACGCACAAGTCCGTGTTCGACCTCCACCCGGAGACGGATGTGTACTGGTGCACGGCCGACGTCGGATGGGTCACCGGCCACTCGTACGTCACCTACGCGCCGCTCATCAACGGCGCCACCCAGGTCATGTACGAAGGCACCCCCGACTCCCCGCACCAGGGCCGCTGGTGGGAAATCGTGGAGAAGTACAAGGTCTCCATCCTCTACACAGCCCCCACCGCCATCCGTACGTTCATGAAGTGGGGCCGGGACATCCCGGACAAGTACGACCTGTCCGCCATCCGCGTGCTGGGCTCGGTGGGCGAATCCATCAACCCCGAAGCCTGGATGTGGTACCGCGACGTCATCGGTGGCAACGCCGGCAAGAACGGTGAAAAGAAGGAGAACCCGGCGCCGATCGTGGACACGTGGTGGCAGACCGAAACCGGTGCGCAGATGATCGCACCGCTGCCCGGCGTCACCGCTACCAAGCCCGGCTCCGCCCAGGTTCCGCTTCCCGGAATCGCTGTGGACGTCGTGGACGAAAACGGCGAGTCCGTGGCCAACGGCGAAGGCGGTTACCTGGTGGTGCGCGAGCCGTGGCCTTCCATGCTCCGTGGCATCTGGGGCGACCCCGAGCGTTTCAAGGACACGTACTGGTCCCGGTTCGAGGCCATGTACTTCGCAGGTGACGGCGCGAAGAAGGACGAAGACGGCGACGTGTGGCTCCTGGGCCGCGTGGACGATGTCATGAACGTCTCCGGCCACCGGCTCTCCACCACCGAGATCGAATCGGCGCTCGTCAGCCACCCCTCCGTCGCTGAAGCAGCCGTGGTTGGTGCCGCCGACGAGACCACCGGCCAGGCCGTCGTCGCGTTCGTCATCCTCCGCGGTGACGCCGTGAACAACGGCGACGAAACCGTCCTGGAACTGCGGAACCACGTAGGTAAGGAAATCGGCCCGATCGCCAAGCCCAAGCAGCTCCTGATCGTGCCGGAACTGCCCAAGACGCGTTCGGGCAAGATCGTCCGCCGCCTGCTCAAGGACATCGCGGAAGGCCGCGACACCGGCGACGCCACCACCCTGGCAGACCCGGGAATCATGACCCAGATCGCGGAATCGCTGCGCAAGTAGCGTCACCTGCCATTGCGACTTTTCGCCCAGGGCGCGTCCTGCGCCACCAATGAAGAATATTCAGAAGGAGTAGCCGATGGCTGGTGGGGCCGAAATCTTTCCACAGCTCGATGGTCCGGAGCGACAATCCAACGGGAGTGGAGACGCCATTCGTTCCGAAGCCACGCCCATGCGAGAGCACGTGCTGGACATTATCAGCTCCATCCTTGCCGACGATGATCCGCGGAATCGAAGCGGCAGAGACAGGCTCCGCCGACTGCTTGACGCTCGTCCAGATAACCCTGAGGGAGCCTTGCTGGAGCACCTGCTTGAAACACGGAAAAACACCGCACAGGAATCCCGGACGGCAGCCCGAGAGGAAGCCATTAGCCTGCACTTTGATTCACCGGATACGGATCAGACCGTAGCAGTTCCGGTGCACCACGAGATTCGTGAACATATTCAGGCAATCCTCGCTGCGAAGCTTTTACTGACAGCTTTCCAGCCCGTCCATTCTCTCCCCGACAAGAACGTCGTGGGGGTAGAAGCACTGACAAGGTTCGTTGGAGAAGACGGCGCCGGCGCAGACGTCTGGTTCAATGAAGCCGCGGAAGCAGGGTTTGGAACTGAATTGGAAATAGCTGCCCTGCATTGTGCCCTGACGGCGGCCAAGGCCATTCCCCACGGCATGTATCTCGCATTAAACCTAACGCCTGCAACATCGCGCGATTCAAGGGTTCGGGCTCTTCTAGCTTCGGCAACCCTGCCGCCCAATAGGATCATTGTCGAGCTCACTGGAAGCCTCCAAGCGGCGGAAGGGTATGACGGCCAGGAAGGACTGGGCCCACTTCGTGCAGCGGGGCTTCGCTTGGCTGTTAGCGCTTCTGGAGCCGCCTTCACGTCCTTCTATCGGATTGCCGAGCTGCGCCCTGACATCATCAAACTGGATCGTCACCTGATTAAAGGCATCGATCACAACGAAGGACAACGGGTGCGCGCCCGAGCCGCCATTTGGCTCGCGCGCCAACTTGGTGCCACCGTCGTGGCGGAGGGAATCGAAACGACGGGCGAACTCAATGAAGTTATTGGACTGGAGGTAACTGCAGCCCAGGGTTATCTGTTCGGACGGCCTTCAACACATCCGCTGGATTGGTCGGAATGGCGTATTCGCAGCCAGCCTGAGGCGCAGCCCGCCCTATAGCCAGATCAGAGACTCCACGACGCTTGATGTCGTAAGGGAATTGTAGCCACGGGAGAGGTTTGTTGCTTGCTGGGCCCTTCAGGCGCAGGCGAACGCACCTTGCTGCGCTGCGTCAATCACCTCCAAAGCATCGATGGCGGACAGTTAATGGTGGACGGCGAAATCATCGGCTACAAAGAAAAGGCCGGAAAACTGCATGAGATGCGCGGTCGCGACATTGCACGCCAACGTGCATCCATCGGCATGGTGTTCCAGCACTTCAACCTGTATCCGCACATGACAGCTGAACAGAACGTAAGTTTGGCGCAGGTGGCCGTCCACAAGATCGAGAAAGTGGATGCCCAACATCGAAGCCGGAAATTGTTGGACCGTGTAGGGCTAAGCGCCAAGACTGGGAAGTATCCACGCCAACTGTCTGGCGGCGAACAGCAGCGGGTGGCCATCGCTCGGGCACTGGCTATCTCCCCGAAGCTCATCCTCTTCGACGAACCGACCAGCGCACTGGACCCGGAGCTGGTCGGGGAAGTGTTGGAAACCATCCGGGCGGTCGGCAGCCGAGGGAATCACGATGATGGTCGTCACCCACGAAATTGGCTTCGCTCGAGAGGTCGCCGACCGGGTCGTCTTCATGGACGGCGGCGTCGTCGTGGAGCAGGGCCCGCCAAGCCAAGTGCTGGAAAGACCGATCGAACCACGGACTGCGGCATTCCTGGAGAGAGTGTTGTGATTCGTTGCGCGCAGGCGTTTGCCGCCAAGACAGGACTGTGCCGAGGTAGGCCGCCTGCGCGCTGGAGGTGACGTTAACCAATGTCCAGGTTGGAGAACACTACGTCCACGTCCAGGTCGCGCTCCAAGACTCCTACACGGGAGTGCCGGCCCTGAACGGAAGATTGCCTATTCAGCCACCCACACCGACGTACTCATGCTAAGTCAAAGCATTTTCAACGAGGGGAGATTCGCCACGATTGGAGGGGACGATCCTTGACAGGGTCAAGAACGGCTGCACTGAGCGATGCGCGGACATTCACGGGCGTGTTGTAGCCTTCTCTCGGTTCTGAGGGGTTCGTCGTGAGGGGCCGCTGGGTGGCGAGGATGGTGGAGGCTTCCTGACGGGTGGTTCCGGAGGATTCGACGTCGGCCAAGGCGGCGGGGATTTCCCAGCCCTTCTTGCGCATCGCGGTGGCCCACAAACGCCCGGCCCGGTACGAGGAGCGCACCATCGGCCCGGACATGACACCGAGGAAGTTCTGGTGGTCCACGAACTCCTGCGGCTTGACCCACCGGTCCACCGGCAGGTGCCGTGCGGAGGGGCGCAGGTACTGGGTGATCGTGACCAGGTGAGGAAATCCAATGAAGGCTTCTTGGTCAGCTCTTATCGTTAGTTCCGGTAGCCGCGGTGTACTTGGCGTCCCCACTGTCCTACATCGCTTTTTCGGGCCATGGGCTGCAAGCCGGCAACCAGTGATGGGGGCAAAAAGGACGTGTGGACAGTAGTCTCGTTGGGACTCCGAGACTTGCCGCTGCTGCAGAGGAGCGGATGCGGCGACTGCGACTTCGTCCTAACAGGGGCGCGGTCGCCGCTGCGTACTCGACCACTTAGACGACGGACGGGAGTTCACGCAGTTACCTCTACCCCGTGCTTCTAGGGCCGATAACCGTGATTCCATCAGCTAGCGGAGCGGTTGAGATCGCCAACGCGTGAGCGGCTTCAGCGACAGGACGTTGTTGTGCACCGGCGTCAGGCTAGGGCTCGACTTTGTGTTAGCTGACGCTGAAGCACGACGTTCATAGATCCCAACCTGACAGATGGACAGGGCCTGAAAAGACCGGGAAAGCCCGATAACTGGGCATAGGTCCAAGGAACTTGAAACATTTGAGTCAGCACGGGGTCTTCCGGCGGCCGAATCACACGATCTGATCGCCGGCGCATCTTCGAGCCGCCCGGGCAACAGCAGGTATTTTGGTCGCCTTGTTCCGAATTTTTCTAGGAAAACTTGGTTCTCTCGTGCACCGGTGGTTTGGCGGTGCTACGGAGTACCTCGTTCACGTCGTCCGGAATGAACATTTGCCTGCCGCCAGCGGTGATGAGCCACATGACATCGCCGTGAATAGAGATCAGGTCGACAGTGCCGGCGAGGCTGGTTCCGTCGATTAAGCTCAGGGAGACCTGATCGTCCTTATGTAGTTTTCGCAAGATGGCGCTAAACGCTTCAAGAGACATCGCATCCGCTGGCCTCTTAGTGTCCGTGAGTCGCGGTTCTAAGAATCGTCTAGGTTTCATCGCATTCCTCTTACTACGGGCTTCGCTGTTCAGGATGTTCATCCGCTGTACCGCGGCAGGAGGCGCTTGGAGCTGGGTGGGAACCGGAACCTTCCAAGTTGCGAGCATCGGAAGGTTCCGGTGATTTGGGAGCCGTGCTCAAAGCCGAGATCACCGGCTTGGGGGCGTTGCGAGTCAGTCTGTCTCCGGGCCGTGGCAGAAGTGACAGTCGTCGTCGCAGGTACTTGTCGCCATCGTTGTAGTCCTGTCTTGCACAGTCTCACCTACGCCGGGTTTGCCATGTTCTGCACCACTTATCTTCTGGGCAGCAGGATTTTCTTCTTGCCGACGGGCTTCGATCGTACTAGTTATCATGGCGTTCAATTGGAAAGTGAAGGGTGTTCAACAGGTTCAGAAAGTCCTGGGCAGGTCGTGCAGCGTGATCCCGAATGTTCTCTTCAAGAAGAATTTCGCCAAGCCTCACGACGGCGCTAACCGTAGGGACATCCACCCGGACTGCTGCGGCCAGTTCCGCCATGGGGGCGAAAGAGGACCGCAGCTCGTGACGCAGAAACCGATGATGGAAGCTTGAAGGAAGCGCGGCTGTCTGACTGGACAGGGTATTGACCTGCTCTCTCAAACTGAGACCTTTTGGCGCATCGGGGCCGCTGTATCTGGCCTTCAGCTCCTGCACTGGCATAAGTCCGAGACCCAATGCCGCGCCCAGCCGTTGACGGTCTGCATCCAGGGCGAGGAGGAGTCTGCACACGCTGTCGCCGAACCCTTCGACATAAAACCTTGTTGCGTCTGCCCGCTCGACGCTCATCGCATTGAGAAGCATCGGTGGAACGTGGAACAAGGCGTTGATACTCGATAGTGCTACAGCAGCCGGATTCCCCAGTGAAAGCCGAGGGAAAGTCGATAGAGCCAGCTCAACTGTCTCTCCAGGCGTATTCGGTCCTAGGAAGCCTGCCAACACGTCATGCTTCTCTGCTCGCACTGCGCTCAGGTTGCCGCCCACCAGGAAAGCACCGACATGGAGTACGTTGGAGGGGTCATAACCAAAGTGGCGCGCCGCCTCGACCGCTTCAACGGCGCCGGTCACTCCACCTCCGACGATGACCATCAGAGCTGGTGAAGCAATCCGTAAAACGTCCTGCAATCCGGTCCTCACATCCTCGCCCTCGGCAAAGACAATCCCGATTACTGATGTTCCGGTCGTGAGCTCATCGATCCCGTGTAGGACCACCTTGCGTGAATCCCCGAAGTATTCGAACTCGTATGGTCCCGGAGAAACTTTGTCCGACAGGAGACACACCCTGTGGTCCCGGGCCGCCAGAGTCAGGGCAGTAGCAGCGGCATTTGCCTCATTGGACCGGATAACGATGTCAACCATTGTCTTCTTTCATAAAATCGCGGCGGCTTATGAATCTGGATACTGTGTCTAGCCAAGGTGCCCTGGCAGGTAGGTAACCAACTGAAACGGGGGCCAAGGAACCCTGCTCGATTAGGAGCCATGATGCTGTATGATCGCCGAAAGGTGTGCGGTGACAGCAAACGATTTTCGGGGCAGCGGGGGAGTGGTTCAGCCAACGTCGGTGGCGAAACCACTCCCGCATCTCTTCTAGAGCGTGACGAACCGGGACAGGCCGAAGGCCTCCAGTGAGGGGTGCCGGTTCCCCGTAAGGACCTCTTCTGCGACAGATGCTGCAAGGTGTGCCGAGAGTGTTACCCCGCTATGTGTGGCTACCGCGTATATAGAGGGGAGGTCGGCGACTCGGTCGGCGATGGTGAGACCGTCTTCAGGCAAGACCCTGATGCCGAGGCTGACGTTTTCTGTGGCTACGTTTTTCAGGGCAGGGTAGAGCTCGCGGGCACGCTCGAGCAACAGCGCCGGGACTGTCCAGATTCGTGGGTCATCGATGTCCCATTTGCCGCCTGTAGGATGGTCGGCGAAGGTTATGCCGCCGTTGCGGGCGGGCCGCATGGCGATGCCTGTTGCCCGTACGATGTGGCGCATTCCAGATGCTACCGGTCCGGTGGTGCTGATGATTCCGATGCCGGCATTCTTCGCGCCGCCTTCGGCTCCGCTGACCGATGGCTCGAGGGTGGGGAAATCGAAACCAGCACTAGCAAGTATCTTTCGGTTTCCGTTGCCCGCGGCCAGAATAATGGTGTCTGCCTCATACTCATGCGCAGCGCCGTCGGGGGTTTGTGTTGTCACACGGTTTGGCAGAATATCGGTGACGGTTTCGTAGGGGGCGAAGGTTGCGCCTGCCTCCATGGCTCGATTCAGAAGGCTGGAGCACATGGTTAGTGTGTCTATCCACCCTTCCTTCGGGTAGAGGGCACCCCCGGCAAGGCGTGGAGCTTCGAGTGCGGGTTCGAGTTCCCGTACTTGAGCAGGCGTTAGCAGGCGCACCTGGTAGCCGTTGGATGCGAGCTTATCGACTTTGTGGTGGAGGGCTCCGAGCTCGTCGTCGCTTTGTGCGATTTGCACGTTTCCGGTTTGGTGGAACCAGCGTCCGCCGCCTCGTGCGGCTGAGCGTTCGTGGGCTTGAAGGCCGAGGAGATTGAGGTTGCTGTATTCCTCGGGGCTTTTGTTGTTGGAGTTCACCCAGGCGAATGTGGCCGCACTGGTAGCTGATCCGACTTCGGCGGCGTCAATGACGGTGACGGAAGCGCCCCGGCGGGCTAGTTCATCTGCGAGGCAGCAACCTATGACTCCGGCCCCGATGACGAGTACTTTGTGTTGCACGACTGATTTCAGCCTTTCTGGGTCTTAAAGTGCCCCGACGGATGCGAAGAACTTTTTTGCTCGGGGTGTTGTGGGGTTGTGAAGTATGTCTTTGGGCGCTCCGCGCTCGATGACGCGGCCGGCGTCCATCATGACCACTTCGTCGGCGACATCTTCTGCGAATCGCATTTCATGGGTGACGATCATCATGGTTGATCCCTGTTCCGCGAGGCCCTTCATGACTGCCAGGACTTCTGCGACAAGTTCGGGGTCAAGGGCGCTGGTGGGTTCGTCAAAGAGCAGGACTTTTGGTTCCATAGCGAGAGCGCGGGCGATGGCAACGCGCTGTTGTTGGCCGCCGGAGAGCTCGCTGGGGTAGTGATCCATTCGGTTGCCCAAGCCAACTTGTTCGAGTACCCGCCGACCGATAGATTCGGCGTCCTTCTTCCGCAGGCCCTTCACGATCATTGGTGCAGCCGTTACATTTTCCAGGGCCGTGTAGTGCGGGAAAAGATTGAAGTGTTGGAACACCATGCCGAAATTCAGGGTCTGTTTACGCCCAACTTTCTTTGACACGGGCACACGATGGCCATTGCGGACTTCGTGCCCGATCATCTTGCCTTCGAAAAAGATCGCACCCTCATTGATCTCTTCCATCATGTTCACTGTGCGGAGCAGGGTGCTCTTACCGGATCCGGATGGGCCGACAAGGCAGGTTACTGAACCGCTGCGGATTTCCAGGCTGACGTCGTCTACCGCTTTGAGGGCGCCGAAGTGTTTACTCACTCCGACGAGTTGAAGCAGCGGTGTTTGTGTTTTAGGGGCGGTTGTCATTTCAGAGGTTTTCCTTGCCTGCGTTCTCGAGGGCTGCTGGCTTCGGGCTGCTGGGATTGCGGCGTGCAAAGCCACGCCCGAACCGCTTCTCCAGCCGTGACTGGCCGAACATCGCGATGCTAGTTAGCACCAAGTACCAGATGACCGCTACGACGAGGAGGGGAATGGTCTCGAAGTTGCGGGCGTAAATGGTCTGCACTGTGGTCAAAAGTTCTGTGTAACCGATGACCGAGACCAGCGACGTGCTCTTGAAAATCGTGATGACGTCATTGGCCAGGGACGGGATAATGACGCGGATCAGCTGTGGTCCCAGGATTTTCTGATAGGCCCTGAACGGCGGAAGACCAAGGGACTTGCAGGCCTCAAACTGACCTGAAGGCAAGGCCAATATGCCGCCGCGGAAAATCTCGGCTGAGTAGGCGCCCAAGTAGATCGACAGGCCGATGATTGCGGCGCTGAACCGAGAGATGACCTCATTTGCCGGTACGGAGGCGAAAGTCGGGCCGAAAGGGATCCCGATTCCCAACGTAGGTGCAAGTGCGCCGAAGAAGAACACGAAGAGGAGCATGACCAGCGGGGGCATGGCTCGCATCAACCATATGTACAGGATTGCAATTGTTCGCAGCACAAGCAAAGGGGACATGCGTGCCCACGCGGTGATCACGCCCAGAATCAAACCGAAGAATGTCGTGAGGAGCGTGAGATAGATCGTGTTCAACAGGCCATTCATGATGATCTGGCTGAACAAGTAGGAGAAGACTACATCCCATTTCCAGTTGTTATTGAATGCGATGAACTGGAGGGTTGCCAGCCCCAGATACACCGCCAGGGCGATGCTGACCCATTGTGCTACGCCGATTCTGGGCCTGATTTTGAGGCCAGCCAGATCAGCCGGTGCCCTTGAAACTGTAGAAGCCTGCGCTGTCCGCCGCCTGGTCAAAAGACTGGACATTCTACTTGCCTCCGAGCCTGTTGGTGCTGTTCACATGCATGTCAGGGATTCCGAAGTCTTTGAGACCCCATTTGTCCAGAAGAGCGTCGTAAGTGCCGTCCTCGACCAGCTTGAGCAGAGCAGCGCGAAGCGCGTCCCGGAGCTTGGGGTTGTCTTTGTTGATGCCGATCCCAAGGACGCTTTTTTGTTCCTGGTATACGATCTTAAAAGCGTCGGGGTCGGTCTTGACGTTGTACGACATCTGCGGAAGGTCGCCCCAGTAGGCGGTTGCGGCCCCGCTCTTCACTGACAGGATCCCGGCGCCAGAGTTCTGGTAGCCATTGACTTCCAGCTTGGCTGCTCCTTTTTCTGCGCAGGCCTGGGCGTATTTCTCCAGGTTGCCCTGCTGGGATGTGCCGCGGGCGTACCCGATGCTCATGCCGCAAAATTGCTCCGGCGTGACCTGGTCTTTTTCGAAGTTCTTGCTGGCGATGATCGCCGTACCGTTTTTCAGGTAGTCGATAAAGTCAATTCGGGTTTGCCGTTCGACAAAGTCAGCGACAGAGGCGATGGCGTCATAACGTTTGGCTTCCAGTCCGGGAACCATGGCATCGAAGGTGCCCTCCTGGAACTCGGCTTCGGTGCCGAGCACTTTAGCTGCTGCCCTAAGGAGCTCGGGGTTCAGCCCCGTGATCTTGCCGTCGCCGTCGACGAACTTGACCGGAGCCACGTCTGCATTGATTGAGATTGTGAAGCCACCCTTTTGGCGGATTTCTTCGGGCAGCATCGCGGCGATGGTGTCGTCCTTCTGGACCGCCGCAAGGATGTCGGTGCTGCCCGATTGCTGGGCGCCAACATTGTCGGTGGGATTCGCGCAA
Above is a genomic segment from Paenarthrobacter ureafaciens containing:
- a CDS encoding amino acid ABC transporter permease; this translates as MTRRRTAQASTVSRAPADLAGLKIRPRIGVAQWVSIALAVYLGLATLQFIAFNNNWKWDVVFSYLFSQIIMNGLLNTIYLTLLTTFFGLILGVITAWARMSPLLVLRTIAILYIWLMRAMPPLVMLLFVFFFGALAPTLGIGIPFGPTFASVPANEVISRFSAAIIGLSIYLGAYSAEIFRGGILALPSGQFEACKSLGLPPFRAYQKILGPQLIRVIIPSLANDVITIFKSTSLVSVIGYTELLTTVQTIYARNFETIPLLVVAVIWYLVLTSIAMFGQSRLEKRFGRGFARRNPSSPKPAALENAGKENL
- a CDS encoding EAL domain-containing protein, translated to MAGGAEIFPQLDGPERQSNGSGDAIRSEATPMREHVLDIISSILADDDPRNRSGRDRLRRLLDARPDNPEGALLEHLLETRKNTAQESRTAAREEAISLHFDSPDTDQTVAVPVHHEIREHIQAILAAKLLLTAFQPVHSLPDKNVVGVEALTRFVGEDGAGADVWFNEAAEAGFGTELEIAALHCALTAAKAIPHGMYLALNLTPATSRDSRVRALLASATLPPNRIIVELTGSLQAAEGYDGQEGLGPLRAAGLRLAVSASGAAFTSFYRIAELRPDIIKLDRHLIKGIDHNEGQRVRARAAIWLARQLGATVVAEGIETTGELNEVIGLEVTAAQGYLFGRPSTHPLDWSEWRIRSQPEAQPAL
- a CDS encoding amino acid ABC transporter ATP-binding protein, with amino-acid sequence MALHAAIPAARSQQPSRTQARKTSEMTTAPKTQTPLLQLVGVSKHFGALKAVDDVSLEIRSGSVTCLVGPSGSGKSTLLRTVNMMEEINEGAIFFEGKMIGHEVRNGHRVPVSKKVGRKQTLNFGMVFQHFNLFPHYTALENVTAAPMIVKGLRKKDAESIGRRVLEQVGLGNRMDHYPSELSGGQQQRVAIARALAMEPKVLLFDEPTSALDPELVAEVLAVMKGLAEQGSTMMIVTHEMRFAEDVADEVVMMDAGRVIERGAPKDILHNPTTPRAKKFFASVGAL
- a CDS encoding NAD/NADP octopine/nopaline dehydrogenase family protein; this encodes MVDIVIRSNEANAAATALTLAARDHRVCLLSDKVSPGPYEFEYFGDSRKVVLHGIDELTTGTSVIGIVFAEGEDVRTGLQDVLRIASPALMVIVGGGVTGAVEAVEAARHFGYDPSNVLHVGAFLVGGNLSAVRAEKHDVLAGFLGPNTPGETVELALSTFPRLSLGNPAAVALSSINALFHVPPMLLNAMSVERADATRFYVEGFGDSVCRLLLALDADRQRLGAALGLGLMPVQELKARYSGPDAPKGLSLREQVNTLSSQTAALPSSFHHRFLRHELRSSFAPMAELAAAVRVDVPTVSAVVRLGEILLEENIRDHAARPAQDFLNLLNTLHFPIERHDN
- a CDS encoding NAD(P)/FAD-dependent oxidoreductase, yielding MQHKVLVIGAGVIGCCLADELARRGASVTVIDAAEVGSATSAATFAWVNSNNKSPEEYSNLNLLGLQAHERSAARGGGRWFHQTGNVQIAQSDDELGALHHKVDKLASNGYQVRLLTPAQVRELEPALEAPRLAGGALYPKEGWIDTLTMCSSLLNRAMEAGATFAPYETVTDILPNRVTTQTPDGAAHEYEADTIILAAGNGNRKILASAGFDFPTLEPSVSGAEGGAKNAGIGIISTTGPVASGMRHIVRATGIAMRPARNGGITFADHPTGGKWDIDDPRIWTVPALLLERARELYPALKNVATENVSLGIRVLPEDGLTIADRVADLPSIYAVATHSGVTLSAHLAASVAEEVLTGNRHPSLEAFGLSRFVTL
- a CDS encoding ABC transporter substrate-binding protein, translated to MKRRLAVLALASVAGILGMSACANPTDNVGAQQSGSTDILAAVQKDDTIAAMLPEEIRQKGGFTISINADVAPVKFVDGDGKITGLNPELLRAAAKVLGTEAEFQEGTFDAMVPGLEAKRYDAIASVADFVERQTRIDFIDYLKNGTAIIASKNFEKDQVTPEQFCGMSIGYARGTSQQGNLEKYAQACAEKGAAKLEVNGYQNSGAGILSVKSGAATAYWGDLPQMSYNVKTDPDAFKIVYQEQKSVLGIGINKDNPKLRDALRAALLKLVEDGTYDALLDKWGLKDFGIPDMHVNSTNRLGGK
- the acs gene encoding acetate--CoA ligase: MTFPQAPHVEALENLLHENRKFAPSAEFTANAVATADAYKEAEADRPAFWAKQARELLTWSKDFTEALDWSNPPFAKWFVGGEINAAYNALDRHVENGLGDRVAIYFEGEPGDTRSYTYAELTEEVKKAANAFESLGVAKGDRVAVYLPMIPEAVITLLACARIGAVHSVVFGGFSADALRSRIEDAEAKLVVTADGTYRRGKPSPLKPAVDEALSKEGHTVQNVVVVKRNGEDVNWVEGRDLWWSETVDKASTEHTAVGHDSEHPLFILYTSGTTGKPKGILHTTGGYLTQGAYTHKSVFDLHPETDVYWCTADVGWVTGHSYVTYAPLINGATQVMYEGTPDSPHQGRWWEIVEKYKVSILYTAPTAIRTFMKWGRDIPDKYDLSAIRVLGSVGESINPEAWMWYRDVIGGNAGKNGEKKENPAPIVDTWWQTETGAQMIAPLPGVTATKPGSAQVPLPGIAVDVVDENGESVANGEGGYLVVREPWPSMLRGIWGDPERFKDTYWSRFEAMYFAGDGAKKDEDGDVWLLGRVDDVMNVSGHRLSTTEIESALVSHPSVAEAAVVGAADETTGQAVVAFVILRGDAVNNGDETVLELRNHVGKEIGPIAKPKQLLIVPELPKTRSGKIVRRLLKDIAEGRDTGDATTLADPGIMTQIAESLRK